One stretch of Theropithecus gelada isolate Dixy chromosome 12, Tgel_1.0, whole genome shotgun sequence DNA includes these proteins:
- the LOC112636225 gene encoding putative male-specific lethal-3 protein-like 2 — translation MEERTVTLEIPEVLKRQLEDDCYYINRRKRLVKLPCHTNIITILESYVRHFAISAAFSANERPRHHHAMPHANMNVPYVPAEKNVDLCKEMADGLRITFDYTLPLVLLYPYEQAQYKKVTASKVFLAIKESATNTSRSQEKLCPRERDLLNPSRPQSTESPSTTGEGATPKRRKAEPEAVRSLRRASPHTANCDRLSKSSTSPQPKRWQQDMSTSMSKLFLHLEKKTPVHSRSSSPIPLTPNQSQGIEGSAAFAGFEGRRTNEINEVLSWKLVPDNYPPGDQAPPPSYIYGAQHLLRLFVKLPEILGKMSFTEKNLKALLKHFDLFVRFLAEYHDDFFPESAYVAASEVHYSTKNSQAVYKSVDGSVRTTAPSSMAF, via the coding sequence atggaagaaagaacaGTAACTCTAGAAATCCCTGAAGTTTTGAAGAGGCAGCTGGAGGATGATTGTTACTACATTAATCGGAGGAAACGGTTAGTGAAACTTCCATGCCACACCAACATCATAACGATTTTGGAATCCTATGTGAGGCATTTTGCTATCAGTGCAGCCTTTTCAGCCAATGAGAGGCCTCGTCACCATCACGCTATGCCACATGCCAACATGAATGTGCCTTATGTCCCAGCAGAAAAGAATGTTGACCTTTGTAAGGAGATGGCGGATGGATTAAGAATAACTTTTGATTACACTCTCCCGTTGGTTTTACTCTATCCCTATGAACAAGCTCAGTATAAAAAGGTGACTGCATCTAAGGTTTTTCTTGCAATTAAGGAAAGTGCCACAAATACTAGTAGGAGCCAGGAAAAGCTCTGTCccagagagagagatttgttgAATCCATCCAGGCCGCAGTCTACAGAGAGTCCGTCAACCACTGGTGAAGGAGCCACCCCCAAAAGGCGCAAAGCCGAGCCGGAAGCAGTGCGGTCTCTGAGGCGGGCCTCGCCCCACACCGCCAACTGTGACAGGCTTTCTAAGAGCAGCACCTCACCTCAGCCCAAGCGCTGGCAGCAGGACATGTCCACCAGCATGTCCAAGCTGTTCCTGCACCTGGAAAAGAAGACACCTGTGCATAGCAGATCATCTTCACCTATTCCTCTGACTCCTAACCAGAGTCAGGGAATAGAAGGGAGTGCTGCGTTTGCTGGCTTTGAAGGGAGAAGaactaatgaaataaatgagGTCCTCTCCTGGAAGCTCGTGCCTGACAATTACCCACCAGGTGACCAGGCGCCTCCACCCTCTTACATTTACGGGGCGCAACATTTGCTGCGATTGTTTGTAAAACTTCCAGAAATTCTTGGAAAAATGTCCTTTACTGAGAAGAATCTGAAGGCTTTATTGAAGCACTTTGATCTCTTTGTGAGGTTTTTAGCAGAATACCACGATGACTTCTTCCCAGAGTCGGCTTATGTCGCTGCCTCTGAGGTGCATTACAGCACCAAGAACTCCCAGGCAGTCTATAAAAGCGTTGATGGTTCTGTAAGAACAACTGCTCCATCTAGCATGGCGTTCTGA